One region of Aquipuribacter sp. SD81 genomic DNA includes:
- a CDS encoding type II toxin-antitoxin system VapC family toxin gives MIVLDASALVEVVVARPDRHWVVDLLAVHEPAAPAHQLVEVTTALAVLGRRGVLSPDEVDAAAVAAAELPQRVEPVDADLVQRALALRRGGTVAAALYVALAERLDVPLLTTDPRLAWAVPTGRVLAPEPWPGRTRPRPPRGSACKVG, from the coding sequence GTGATCGTGCTGGACGCGTCCGCGCTCGTGGAGGTGGTCGTCGCGCGGCCCGATCGTCACTGGGTGGTCGACCTGCTCGCCGTGCACGAGCCGGCGGCTCCGGCGCACCAGCTCGTGGAGGTGACGACGGCGCTCGCCGTCCTGGGGCGACGCGGGGTGCTGTCACCGGACGAGGTGGACGCGGCGGCTGTCGCGGCGGCCGAGCTGCCGCAGCGCGTCGAGCCGGTCGACGCGGACCTCGTGCAGCGCGCCCTCGCCCTCCGCCGCGGCGGGACCGTCGCCGCCGCGCTGTACGTCGCGCTCGCCGAGCGCCTCGACGTGCCGCTGCTGACGACGGACCCTCGGCTGGCGTGGGCCGTGCCGACGGGTCGGGTCCTCGCTCCCGAGCCGTGGCCCGGCCGCACCCGCCCCAGGCCGCCGCGCGGATCCGCCTGCAAGGTTGGTTAG
- a CDS encoding type II toxin-antitoxin system CcdA family antitoxin, translating into MPKVSVYLPDDLAAEVRARELSLSALVQRAVEAEIRTVDRERWLARMRRLPFADHDVDVVDLVREVRGEGRT; encoded by the coding sequence GTGCCGAAGGTCAGCGTCTACCTCCCCGACGACCTCGCGGCCGAGGTGCGGGCACGGGAGCTGTCGCTCTCGGCCCTGGTCCAGCGGGCGGTCGAGGCCGAGATCCGGACGGTGGACCGCGAGCGCTGGCTCGCCCGGATGCGACGGCTGCCGTTCGCGGACCACGACGTCGACGTCGTGGACCTCGTGCGCGAGGTGCGCGGTGAGGGCCGCACGTGA